In the genome of Ignavibacteriales bacterium, one region contains:
- a CDS encoding chemotaxis response regulator protein-glutamate methylesterase, whose product MARKIKVVVVDDSAFMRKSLSIMLESDPDIEIIGTARDGVEGYELVKKTAPDIVTLDIEMPRMDGLTTLKKIMKDCPTSVLMVSSLTTEGAEATMKALEYGAVDFIPKELSFVNVNIINIREDLIRKVKEIVKQKSLRDRLKRLQSLKPVSDTTKSAHPAKLVLPKMLYKAVALGISTGGPMSLQKVIPTLSKKIDMPVFIVQHMPPKFTRSLAERLNGMSQLEVKEAEADEVVKNGVVYIAPGGYHMTVKKNSGSQIVIKISDEPSTTLHRPSVDVMINSVVEIYGKHTLGVIMTGMGKDGYEGIREIKRLGGYCLAQDEESCVVYGMPKAIVDAGFADAIAPLNKISETINNAVSYGK is encoded by the coding sequence ATGGCAAGAAAAATAAAAGTTGTAGTTGTAGATGATTCGGCGTTTATGCGCAAATCACTTTCAATCATGCTGGAAAGTGATCCAGATATTGAAATAATCGGTACAGCCCGCGATGGTGTGGAAGGATATGAACTTGTAAAGAAAACAGCACCCGATATCGTAACTCTTGATATTGAGATGCCGAGAATGGATGGTCTTACAACGCTAAAAAAAATAATGAAAGACTGTCCAACTTCCGTGCTTATGGTAAGCTCGCTTACTACAGAAGGTGCAGAGGCAACAATGAAAGCATTGGAATACGGAGCTGTTGACTTCATTCCCAAAGAACTTTCATTCGTGAATGTTAACATCATTAACATTCGTGAAGACCTGATTCGAAAAGTAAAAGAGATTGTCAAACAGAAATCATTACGTGACAGGCTTAAAAGATTACAGAGTTTAAAACCCGTTTCTGATACTACAAAGTCAGCGCACCCGGCAAAACTTGTACTTCCTAAAATGCTGTACAAGGCAGTGGCGTTAGGAATTTCAACAGGCGGACCGATGTCTCTTCAAAAAGTAATTCCAACTCTTTCAAAAAAAATTGACATGCCGGTATTTATAGTTCAGCATATGCCGCCGAAGTTTACAAGGTCACTGGCGGAAAGACTGAACGGAATGTCGCAGCTTGAAGTGAAAGAGGCTGAAGCTGATGAAGTTGTAAAAAACGGAGTGGTTTATATTGCGCCGGGTGGTTATCACATGACGGTTAAAAAAAATTCCGGCTCACAAATTGTAATTAAAATCTCAGATGAACCTTCAACAACATTGCACAGACCTTCAGTCGATGTAATGATAAACTCCGTCGTTGAAATATACGGGAAGCATACGCTGGGCGTGATAATGACAGGAATGGGAAAAGACGGATATGAAGGTATAAGAGAAATAAAAAGATTAGGCGGATATTGTCTTGCACAGGATGAGGAATCATGCGTTGTTTACGGCATGCCAAAAGCAATAGTTGACGCGGGATTTGCAGATGCAATTGCGCCATTAAATAAAATTTCAGAAACAATAAATAATGCGGTCAGTTATGGGAAATGA